CCCCGGCTCCTGCCGGACCTGGAGCCCGAGGCGGGCGAGGCCGTGACCGGCGCGCTGCGGGCCGCCGGGGTCGACGTCCGGCTGGACACGGAGGCGACCGCCGCCCGGCGTGAGGGGGGCGAGGTCGTGCTGACCACCGCCGACGGCGAGCTGCGCGGCGACGAGGTGCTGGTCGCCGTCGGCCGCCGCCCGCGCACCGGCGACCTCGGGCTGGACACCGTCGGCCTGCCGCCGGGGGAGTACCTCGACGTCGACGACTCCCTGCAGGTCCGTGGCCTGCCCTGGGCCTACGGCGTCGGCGACGTCAACAACCGCCGGCAGCTGACGCACATGGGCAAGTACCAGGCCCGGCAGGCGGGGGCGGCGATCGTCGCCCGGGCCCGCGGGGAGCAGGTGCCGCTGGCCGACTGGTCGCCGTTCGTGGCCACCGCCGACCGGCTGGCCACCCCGTCGGTGGTGTTCACCGACCCCCAGGTGGCGAGCGTCGGGCTGACCCGCGCCGCCGCCGAGCGGGCCGGGGTCGCCCACCGGGTGGTGCAGTACGACCTCGGCGGCGTCGCCGGGGCTTCGCTGCACGCCGACGGCTACACCGGGACGGCGATCGCGCTGGTCGACCCCGACCGCGAGGTGCTGCTCGGGGTCACCTTCGTCGGGCCGGCCGTCGCCGAGCTGCTGCACGCCGCCACGGTCGCCGTCGCCGGGGAGGTGCCGGTCGCCCGGCTCTGGCACGCGGTGCCGGCCTACCCGACGATGAGCGAGATCTGGCTGCGGCTGCTGGAGGGCTACCGCGACTCGAGCAGCAGCAGCGCGTAGGCGGCCAGGCTCGGCCCGTCGGTGAACCGGCCGCCGGCCACCATCGCCCGCAGCTCGCCCTCGGTCACGAACGCCTGCCGCATGTCGGCCTCGGTCGCCTCCCGCGCCGTCGGCCCCGGGGTGAGGTCGGTGGCCAGCCAGACGTCGAACTCCTGCGTCGACAGGCCCGGCGCCAGGTCCAGGTGACCGAGGTGGCGCAGCGACCCGGCGCGCAGGCCGGTCTCCTCGGCGAGCTCGGCGCGGGCCAGCTCCTCCGCGCTGCCTCGTGACCCGGCCGTCCACGTGCCCTGCGGGAACTCCCACGCACGCCGGCCCAGCGGGTACCGGTACTGCTCGACCAGCCAGAAGCCGCCGCGCTCGGCGGGCAGCACCAGCGCGAAGTCCGCCTTCTCCACCACGCCGTAGACCCCGGCGCTGCCGTCGGCGCGCTCGACCGCGTCCTCCCGCACCCGGATCCACGGGCTGCGGTAGACCTCCCGGCTGCCCGTCGTCCGCACCCGGCCACTGTGCCGGGTCCCGCGCCCGGGCGCCCGACCGGCGTGCTGGAGTGGGGCCGTGCAGCTCGGACCCACCCACCTCTCCTGGCGCCGTTTCGTCGCCCTCGGCGACTCGTTCACCGAGGGGCTGGCCGACCACGACCCGCACCGCCCGGGGGAGTACCGCGGCTGGGCCGACCGGTTGGCCGGGCACCTGGCGGCGGCCACCGAGGGCGAGGTCGAGTACGCCAACCTGGCGATCCGTGGCCGGCTGCTGGCCCAGGTGCTCGGCGAGCAGGTGCCCGTCGCGCTGGCCGCCGGGCCGGACCTGGTCAGCCTGGTCGCCGGCGGCAACGACCTGCTGCGGCCCGGCGCCGACCCCGACCGGCTGGCCGCCGGCCTCGAGGGCGCCGTCGCCCGCTTCCGCGCCGCCGGCGCCGACGTGCTGCTGGCCACCGGGGTGGACCCGCGGCAGACGCCGATCATCCGCCGCACCCGCGGGCGGGTCGCGGTGTTCAACGCCTCGCTGTGGTCGATCGCCGCCCGGCACGGTGCGGTGGTGCTCGACCAGTGGGGCGCCGGCTGGGTCCAGGACTGGCGCATGTGGGACGGCGACCGCATCCACCTCACCCCCGAGGGTCACCGCCGGACGGCCCTGGCCGCGGCCACCGCGCTGGGGCTGCGGGTGGACGACGACTGGCGCACCCCGCTGCCGCCGCAGCCGCCGCGCGCGCTGCGGGCCGCCCTGGCCGAGGAGGCCGCGTGGGTGCGCGGCTTCGTCGCGCCGTGGGTCGCCCGGCGGCTGCGCGGGCGCTCCTCCGGGGACGGCCGGGCGGCCAAGCGCCCGGTGCCGCTGGCGCTGCCCCGCGCCTGAGCGTCAGGTGTCCGTGCGCAGGTCCTCGGTGACCGGGCCGGCCGGCGGGCGGCCCTCGTCGGCCCGCCCCCCTCCGTCCGGGCGGCGTTCCGGTCGCGGGGCCGGCACCGGCGGCAGCCCCCGGGTCACCAGCGCCTCGCCGTCCAGCACGTCCTGCACGGTGACCTCCCCCGGCGGCAGCGTGCCGGTCAGGTCGACGTCCCCGGTGCTCGGCACGGTCGCCGGCAGCGGCGCCGGCCGGCCGAAGGCGTACCCCTGGGCCATCTCGCAGCCGTGCTCGCGCAGCCAGTCGGCCTGGTCGAGGTCCTCGATGCCCTCGGCGATGACCTGCAGGCCCATGCCCAGGCCCAGCTGCACCAGGCCCTGCACCAGCGCGGCCGTGGAGGGCTCGGTCACCACGTCGGCGACGAACGACCGGTCGATCTTGACGGTGTGGATGGGCAGCCGGTGCAGCGCGGTGATCGCGGAGTAGCCGGTGCCGAAGTCGTCCAGCGCCAGGGTGACGCCGGCGTCGGTCACCTCCGACACCGCCTGCAGCGTGGCGTCGGCGGCGAACAGCGCGGTCGACTCGGTGATCTCCAGCTCCAGCCGCTCCGGTGGCAGCCCGGACTCGGCCAGCGCGTCGACGACCAGGTCGGCGAAGCCGGGCTCGGCCAGGTGGCGGGCGGAGACGTTGACGTGCACCCGCAGCCCGGCCGGCCAGCCGGCGGCGTCGAAGCAGGCCTGGCGCAGCACCCAGGCGCCCAGCCGGGAGGTCAGCCGGTTGTCCTCGGCGGCGGCGAGGAAGGCCCCCGGCGGGAGCAGCCCGCGGGTGGGGTGCTCCCAGCGGATGAGCGCCTCGTAGCCCAGCAGCGTCTCGTCGGCCAGCGACACGATCGGCTGGTAGAACAGCCGCAGCTCGTCGGACTCCAGCGCGTGCCGCAGGTCGGCCTCCAGCTGCAGCTGGTCCACCTCGCTGTCGGACAGGCCGCCGTCGTGCACCTCGATGCGGGCGCGGCTGCCGTCGGCCTGGGCGCGGGTCAGCGCGGTCTGGGCCTGGCGCAGCAGGTCGTCCGGGGCGACGTCGGAGCCCAGCGTCAGCCCCACGCTGGCCGACAGCACGATCTCCCGCTCGCCGACGAGGAACGGGTCGTCGAGCACCGACAGCAGCCGGTCGGCCATGGTGCGCAGCCCGTCGAGGTCCTCGACGTCCTCGGCCAGGATGAGGAACTCGTCCCCGCCCAGCCGGACGGCGGTGTCCTCCACCCGGGTGCTCCAGCGCAGCCGGTCGGCGACCTGGATCAGCAGGTGGTCGCCGGCCTCGTTGCCGAGGACGTCGTTGACCGCCCGGAACCGGTCGAGGTCCAGGTGCACCAGCCCGACCTGCAGCCCGCGGCGGCGGGACAGCGCCAGGGCGTGCTCGAGCCGGTCGCTCAGCGCCCGCCGGTTGGGCAGGCCGGTGAGCTGGTCGGTGAAGGCCCGGCGGACCAGGTCCTCCTCGGCGCGGCGGCGGTCGGTCCCGTCGACCAGCGACAGCACGACGAACTGCGGCGCCCCGGTGGCGGTGTGCACGACCTCGTGCGACTGGGTGGCCCACAGCTCCGTGCCGTCCGCGCGGCGTAGTCGCCGCTCGCCGTCGACACCCAGCCACGGGTCGACCGGGCCGTCGGTGCGGTCGGGCACCGGGGCCTCGTCGGGGTGGGCGAGCAGGTCGACGTGCCGCCCCACGAGGTCCTCGGGGGTGCGGCCGGTCAGGTCGCACAGGGCGTCGTTGACCACGAGCAGGTGGCCGTCGAGGTCGACCAGGGCCTTGGGGATCGGCGCGGCGAGGAACAGGGCGCGGAAGAGCTGCCCGCGGTCGGCCAGCAGGGTGTCGATCGCGCGGGGCCTCGAGCCGGCGGCGGTGCCGGCCGTCCCCTCCGGGGGACGCGACACGTCGGGGGAGCTCGGGTTCACCTGCACAGCGTGCTGGACCCGAGCCGTCCAGCACGGGAACCGGCCGACGGAGAGTCGTGGTCGGTCGCTCACACATCGTCACATCACGTGCACGGCGGGACAGGTGGTGCGGGTGGGACACGACGGCGGACGGCACCCGGGGGATCCGGCCAGCTCGGCTGGCACGCGCGTGCCCCGTGGTGCCCGGACGCAGCAGGTGGAGCCGAGGGAGGCGTGGGGGAGGAGCGGCACCGGATCCCCGGCCCGGCGGTGTCCCCCGCACGGGTGGCTGCCCGGCCGCCGTGCTGCTGCGCCGCGCTGCCGGCGGCCACGCTGGGCCACGATGACCCACGACCCCGTCCGCCCCGCTCCGGACGACGACGAACGGCGCTGGACCGACGCGCTGTCCCTGCTCTCCGGCGTCCCGGCCGGGACGGCGCTCCGGCGGCTGGGCCGGGCCCGCCGCAACCTCCTGCTCGCGGTGCTCGTCCCGCTCGTCGTCCTCTGCGTCGTCGTCGGCGTCCTGGTGGGGTACGTCGTGCTGCGTCAGGAGGACGGCGCCGACGACCCGTCCCCGGGCCCCCCGGCCGTGTGGCAGGAGGTCGTCGGCTTCGCGCTGATGGCCGCCGGCCTGGTGCTCCTCGGCCTCGCCCTCGTCCGCCAGCTGCGCGCGGCCCGAGCGCGGCGCACCGGCTGGCACAGCCCGCTGCTGGCCCTCACCGGGCACCAGCGCAGGCAGCTGCTGGCCCAGGTCCGCGGGCGGGTGCCAGCCGACCCGGCCCGGCTGCCGCTGGCCCGCGTGATGGCCGCCCAGCTGCGGGACCAGCGGGCCGTGCCGTGGCTGCTCGCCGGCCAGACCCTGCTGTGGGTCGGCCAGGCCGTGCTCGGGCCGACCTGGCCGCGGGTGGCTCTGGCGGCGTCCTTCGTCGTCGGGTGGCTCGTCGTCGGTCTGCTGATCCGGCGCGACGCCCGCCGGGCCGACGCCTTCCTCGCCGCGCACCCGGAGTGACCCGCGCCGGGGTGCTCGTGCGCGCCCGGCAGGGATCGAACCTGCGACCGGCGGTTTAGAAGACCGCTGCTCTGTCCGCTGAGCTACGGGCGCTCGGGCACCGATCATCGCACCTCCGCGGTGCGGGCCCCGGTGGTGCGCGCGGGTCGACGTCGTCACGCGCGCCAGCCGAGCCCACGGTGCCGACGATCGCGCCCGGCGTGTCCACAGGGGCCGGCGTCGTCCACAGATCGCCGTCCCGGCACCCGCACCGGGTCGCGGCCGCCCAGGGTCCTCGGTGCACCGGCACCGCGCCGGTCCCCGCCGGTCCGGCGGAGAGCACCCGAGGAGCACCGTGAGCAACAACACCGAGATCACCGTGGTGGGGCGCGTGGCCACCGCGCCGCGACGCGTCCGGCTGGAGAACGGCACCAGCGTCACGAACTTCCGGCTCGCGTCGACGGCCCGCCGATTCGACCAGGGCCGCCAGGAGTGGGTCGACGGCGAGACCTTCTGGTCCGA
This window of the Geodermatophilus sp. DSM 44513 genome carries:
- a CDS encoding SGNH/GDSL hydrolase family protein; its protein translation is MQLGPTHLSWRRFVALGDSFTEGLADHDPHRPGEYRGWADRLAGHLAAATEGEVEYANLAIRGRLLAQVLGEQVPVALAAGPDLVSLVAGGNDLLRPGADPDRLAAGLEGAVARFRAAGADVLLATGVDPRQTPIIRRTRGRVAVFNASLWSIAARHGAVVLDQWGAGWVQDWRMWDGDRIHLTPEGHRRTALAAATALGLRVDDDWRTPLPPQPPRALRAALAEEAAWVRGFVAPWVARRLRGRSSGDGRAAKRPVPLALPRA
- a CDS encoding NAD(P)/FAD-dependent oxidoreductase yields the protein MDTREFDVVVIGGGSTGENLADVVVRGGLTAALVEAELVGGECSYWACMPSKALLRGTEALAAARAVDGARQAVTGEQDVAATLARRDSFTHGWDDASQAEWVAGAGIALVRGTGRLEGERVVVVTGDDGQETRLSARHAVAVCTGSEAAVPPADGLREVGPWTPREATSAKEAPGRLLVVGGGYVGCEMATAWAALGSRVTLLQRGPRLLPDLEPEAGEAVTGALRAAGVDVRLDTEATAARREGGEVVLTTADGELRGDEVLVAVGRRPRTGDLGLDTVGLPPGEYLDVDDSLQVRGLPWAYGVGDVNNRRQLTHMGKYQARQAGAAIVARARGEQVPLADWSPFVATADRLATPSVVFTDPQVASVGLTRAAAERAGVAHRVVQYDLGGVAGASLHADGYTGTAIALVDPDREVLLGVTFVGPAVAELLHAATVAVAGEVPVARLWHAVPAYPTMSEIWLRLLEGYRDSSSSSA
- a CDS encoding EAL domain-containing protein, encoding MNPSSPDVSRPPEGTAGTAAGSRPRAIDTLLADRGQLFRALFLAAPIPKALVDLDGHLLVVNDALCDLTGRTPEDLVGRHVDLLAHPDEAPVPDRTDGPVDPWLGVDGERRLRRADGTELWATQSHEVVHTATGAPQFVVLSLVDGTDRRRAEEDLVRRAFTDQLTGLPNRRALSDRLEHALALSRRRGLQVGLVHLDLDRFRAVNDVLGNEAGDHLLIQVADRLRWSTRVEDTAVRLGGDEFLILAEDVEDLDGLRTMADRLLSVLDDPFLVGEREIVLSASVGLTLGSDVAPDDLLRQAQTALTRAQADGSRARIEVHDGGLSDSEVDQLQLEADLRHALESDELRLFYQPIVSLADETLLGYEALIRWEHPTRGLLPPGAFLAAAEDNRLTSRLGAWVLRQACFDAAGWPAGLRVHVNVSARHLAEPGFADLVVDALAESGLPPERLELEITESTALFAADATLQAVSEVTDAGVTLALDDFGTGYSAITALHRLPIHTVKIDRSFVADVVTEPSTAALVQGLVQLGLGMGLQVIAEGIEDLDQADWLREHGCEMAQGYAFGRPAPLPATVPSTGDVDLTGTLPPGEVTVQDVLDGEALVTRGLPPVPAPRPERRPDGGGRADEGRPPAGPVTEDLRTDT
- a CDS encoding NUDIX hydrolase produces the protein MRTTGSREVYRSPWIRVREDAVERADGSAGVYGVVEKADFALVLPAERGGFWLVEQYRYPLGRRAWEFPQGTWTAGSRGSAEELARAELAEETGLRAGSLRHLGHLDLAPGLSTQEFDVWLATDLTPGPTAREATEADMRQAFVTEGELRAMVAGGRFTDGPSLAAYALLLLESR